One Dromiciops gliroides isolate mDroGli1 chromosome 3, mDroGli1.pri, whole genome shotgun sequence DNA segment encodes these proteins:
- the NKPD1 gene encoding NTPase KAP family P-loop domain-containing protein 1, with protein MAKPYAAVGTVGTMASAGQAHFRLDRFVDPESYQGKGFHHQRRQDVSTSRPPTMASAHHAHRACPGNSRAWPPSFQAPRNGGYWLRQSGAASLPPKPLRHRHGLGEDCARGCPVGKGHKTARGRPPPRTTPSPAAILNPDLPPAPMADATPEARGSSLMRPFPALGACSAGSFSGDIVTEDDVYCSCLSKTLCHVPTPVTVGFYAPFGCRLHMMLDKITALMQKEAAQREAEELQQVRWKPRQVDGWGFPRLLWYLVFYQPVITELHLRRKNVQFLFIRFSAWQYAGTDKLWAGLVTTLCDGIRRHYGALPFSLYTVVGNKPAMAPDFCQREWHCRRRVCLILLALAAALALGIGLLYLSFSSRGSGREGGGHGSMLKVFGGAATTLSGSGLLMALYSVGKHLFVSQRKKIERLVTREKFGSQLGFMCEVKKEVELLTNYICFLEIFQRRRLRIVLEVTGLDTCYPERVVGVLNAINTLLSDSQAPFIFILVVDPYILASCLENASSMKGVADNGYLFLNRTVTLPFSVPIMGRRTKLRFLEDAVQSRDDLLYRAITRQLRGSHKGTPTGAEGTELLNVEVGGGQDQGRIEVEAGQRIQEALFCLHNEQDCLYEYIPDNVVSMRRIVNTVPITVRLLHEHQARGGPMRPTPRQAVAWVVLANQWPCRLSWALQCLEDRQQVEGGPDPQAPLWGIFRDNSRELHTMTKALQNVVDLDGDPELFARFLGIDFPFTVAEAQSLLCCTVNLDHSIRRRMGLIRSIRALNPPGSAPHGSTAHSEKPPSPLRDRTFHAGKPSAVS; from the exons ATGGCCAAGCCCTATGCTGCTGTGGGCACCGTTGGGACGATGGCCTCCGCGGGCCAGGCTCACTTCCGGCTGGATCGCTTTGTTGACCCTGAGAGCTATCAGGGGAAAG gATTTCATCATCAGCGACGCCAGGATGTATCAACCTCTCGGCCTCCAACCATGGCCTCTGCTCACCATGCCCACAGGGCATGCCCGGGGAATTCCCGGGCCTGGCCACCTTCCTTCCAGGCTCCCAGGAATGGAGGCTATTGGCTTAGGCAGTCAGGggctgcctccctgcctccaaaGCCCCTGCGGCACAGGCACGGTCTAGGGGAAGACTGTGCCCGGGGCTGCCCAGTGGGCAAAGGCCACAAGACAGCACGAGGCCGTCCTCCACCACGAACTACTCCCTCCCCTGCTGCCATCTTGAATCCAGACTTGCCCCCAGCCCCGATGGCTGACGCCACCCCCGAAGCCAGGGGTTCCAGCCTCATGCGGCCCTTCCCAGCCCTTGGAGCCTGTAGTGCCGGCTCCTTCTCTGGTG ACATAGTGACAGAAGATGACGTCTACTGTAGCTGTCTGTCGAAGACACTGTGCCATGTGCCCACACCTGTGACAGTGGGCTTCTATGCCCCCTTTGGCTGCCGACTGCACATGATGTTGGACAAAATCACAG CCCTCATGCAGAAGGAGGCAGCCCAGCGGGAGGCGGAGGAGCTGCAGCAAGTCCGATGGAAGCCCCGCCAAGTGGATGGCTGGGGCTTCCCCAGGCTCCTCTGGTACCTGGTCTTCTACCAGCCCGTCATCACGGAGCTCCACCTGCGTCGGAAGAACGTGCAGTTCCTGTTCATTCGCTTCAGCGCCTGGCAGTATGCGGGCACGGACAAGCTGTGGGCTGGGTTGGTGACCACGCTCTGTGACGGCATCCGCAGACACTACGGGgctctgcccttcagcctctacACCGTGGTGGGCAACAAGCCGGCCATGGCCCCAGACTTCTGCCAGCGTGAGTGGCACTGCCGCCGCAGGGTGTGCCTGATCCTGCTGGCCCTGGCCGCGGCCCTGGCACTGGGGATAGGCCTCCTCTACCTCTCCTTCAGCAGCAGGGGGTCCGGGCGGGAAGGGGGAGGCCACGGAAGCATGCTCAAAGTGTTTGGGGGTGCAGCCACCACCCTGTCGGGCTCTGGCCTACTTATGGCCCTCTATTCAGTGGGTAAGCACCTGTTTGTGAGCCAGCGGAAGAAGATTGAGAGGCTGGTCACACGGGAGAAGTTTGGAAGCCAGCTGGGCTTTATGTGTGAGGTCAAGAAGGAGGTGGAGCTGCTGACCAACTACATCTGCTTCCTGGAGATCTTCCAGAGGCGGCGGCTCCGCATCGTCCTGGAGGTCACCGGCCTTGACACCTGCTACCCAGAGCGTGTGGTGGGCGTCCTCAATGCCATCAACACCCTGCTATCCGACAGCCAGGCCCCCTTCATCTTCATCCTGGTGGTGGACCCCTACATCCTGGCCTCATGCCTCGAGAACGCAAGCAGCATGAAGGGCGTGGCTGACAACGGCTACCTCTTCCTCAACCGTACAGTCACGCTGCCATTCTCTGTGCCCATCATGGGGCGCCGGACCAAGCTACGCTTCCTGGAAGATGCCGTGCAAAGCCGCGACGACCTGCTCTATCGGGCCATCACGCGGCAGCTGCGGGGCAGCCACAAAGGGACCCCCACGGGGGCAGAGGGCACAGAGCTGCTCAacgtggaggtgggggggggccaGGACCAGGGCCGCATTGAGGTTGAGGCTGGCCAGCGGATCCAGGAAGCCCTGTTCTGCCTGCACAACGAGCAGGACTGTCTGTACGAGTACATTCCAGACAACGTGGTTTCCATGCGGCGGATCGTGAACACGGTGCCCATCACGGTAAGGCTGCTGCACGAGCACCAGGCCCGTGGTGGGCCCATGCGGCCTACCCCGCGGCAAGCCGTGGCCTGGGTGGTCCTGGCCAATCAGTGGCCCTGCCGGCTGAGCTGGGCCCTGCAGTGCCTTGAAGACCGCCAGCAGGTCGAAGGGGGCCCAGACCCCCAGGCTCCCCTCTGGGGCATCTTCCGCGACAATAGCCGCGAGCTCCACACCATGACCAAGGCCCTGCAGAATGTGGTGGACCTGGATGGAGACCCGGAGCTCTTTGCCCGCTTCCTGGGCATCGACTTCCCTTTTACCGTGGCGGAGGCTCAGAGTTTGCTCTGCTGCACCGTCAACCTAGACCACTCCATCCGTCGCCGCATGGGGCTCATCCGCAGCATCCGTGCCCTCAACCCCCCGGGCAGCGCCCCTCACGGCTCTACCGCCCACTCTGAGAAGCCCCCCTCCCCACTACGGGACAGGACCTTCCATGCTGGCAAGCCCAGTGCAGTCTCTTGA
- the PPP1R37 gene encoding protein phosphatase 1 regulatory subunit 37, producing the protein MAGVPAGAEAAGAALGPAQEEAPAPAPEQATAGAGDAVAAGLKAAAKRVTFPSDEDIVSGAVEPKDPWRHAQNVTVEEIIGAYQQACHKLNCRQIPKLIKQIQEFTDLAHRIDCLDLKGEKLDHKACEALEEIFKRLQFKVVDLEQTSLDEDGASALFDMIEYYESATHLNISFNKHIGTRGWQAAAHMMRKTNCLQYLDAHNTPLLDHSAPFVARALRISSSLTVLHLENASLSGRPLVLLAAALKMNMNLRELYLADNKLNGLQDSAQLGNLLKFNCSIQILDLRNNHVLDSGLAYICEGLKEQRKGLTTLVLWNNQLTHTGMAFLGMTLPHTQSLETLNLGHNPIGNEGVRNLKNGLIGNRSILRLGLASTKLTCEGAVAVAEFIAESPRLLRLDLRENEIKTGGLMALSLALKVNQSLLRLDLDREPKKEAVKSFIETQKALLAEIQNGCKRNFVLAREEEEKEQRLQLSASMPEITVTEPAREEAAVLGEPAEEARENGDLTRARPEAPGPTEDSDSDTEDSEEDEDDGGREIRVTCGPAVQLSTIPGNSLSSRDRTPPGSPSPSAPEALPESPSGPRPEGPGAEKRISVSSPGRGHKVFVVTRVESPPEKVGEAPANRSGVGAGPPDLPLPNGLKPEFARALPDSPSSHGGPEGKGGGCGLEHELSCSKNERELEELLLEASQESGQETL; encoded by the exons CCCAGAATGTGACAGTGGAGGAGATTATCGGCGCCTACCAGCAGGCCTGCCACAAACTGAACTGCAGACAGATTCCCAAGCTCATCAAGCAGATCCAG GAGTTTACTGACTTGGCACATCGCATCGACTGCCTCGATCTGAAAG GAGAGAAGCTGGACCACAAGGCCTGTGAGGCCCTGGAGGAAATCTTCAAGCGGCTGCAATTCAAGGTGGTGGACTTGGAGCAGACGAGCCTGGATGAGGAT gGCGCTTCTGCGCTGTTTGACATGATCGAGTATTATGAGTCAGCCACCCATCTCAACATCTCCTTCAATAAGCACATTGGCACGAGAGGCTGGCAGGCAGCTGCTCACATGATGCGGAAG ACAAACTGCCTGCAGTACCTGGACGCCCACAACACCCCCCTGCTGGACCACTCGGCCCCCTTTGTGGCGCGGGCCCTGCGCATAAGCAGCAGCCTCACCGTGCTGCACCTGGAGAATGCCAGCTTGTCAGGGCGCCCTCTCGTGCTTCTCG CCGCCGCCCTCAAGATGAATATGAATCTTCGGGAGCTGTACCTGGCCGACAACAAACTCAATGGGCTCCAAGACTCAGCCCAGCTCGGGAACCTTCTCAAATTCAACTGCTCCATCCAGATCTTGGACCTGCGGAACAACCATGTTCTAGACTCAG GTCTGGCCTACATCTGTGAGGGCCTGAAGGAGCAGAGGAAGGGGCTGACTACGCTCGTTCTTTGGAACAATCAGCTGACACACACAGGCATGGCTTTCCTGGGAATGACGCTG CCCCATACCCAGAGCCTGGAGACTCTGAATCTGGGCCACAATCCTATTGGAAACGAAGGGGTCCGGAACCTCAAAAACGGACTGATTGGGAACCGCAGCATCCTGCGCCTGGGCCTGGCATCGACCAAACTGACATGCGAGG GAGCCGTGGCAGTAGCAGAATTCATTGCCGAGAGCCCGCGCCTGCTTCGGCTGGACCTTCGGGAGAACGAGATCAAGACTGGGGGGCTGATGGCCCTGTCCTTGGCCCTCAAAGTCAACCAGTCACTGCTGCGCCTCGACTTAGACCGGGAGCCCAAAAAGGAGGCA GTAAAGAGCTTCATCGAGACCCAGAAAGCCCTCCTGGCAGAGATCCAGAACGGTTGTAAGCGGAACTTTGTCCTGGCCCgcgaggaggaggagaaggagcagCGGCTGCAGCTCTCGGCCTCCATGCCCGAGATCACAGTCACTGAGCCTGCCCGAGAGGAGGCCGCTGTGCTGGGAGAGCCGGCCGAGGAGGCCAGGGAGAACGGGGACCTGACCAGGGCCAGGCCTGAGGCTCCGGGGCCCACCGAGGACTCAGATTCTGACACCGAGGACTCAGAGGAGGACGAGGATGATGGTGGCCGAGAGATTCGAGTGACGTGTGGCCCCGCAGTTCAGCTTTCCACCATTCCTGGGAACTCCCTGAGCTCCAGGGACAGGACCCCTCCGGGCAGCCCGAGCCCCTCAGCTCCCGAGGCTCTGCCTGAGAGCCCCAGCGGGCCCAGGCCAGAGGGGCCGGGTGCCGAAAAACGCATATCGGTGTCCAGCCCTGGCCGAGGACACAAAGTGTTTGTGGTGACTCGGGTAGAGAGCCCCCCCGAAAAGGTGGGCGAAGCCCCGGCCAACAGGTCGGGGGTCGGGGCCGGCCCTCCAGACCTACCACTGCCCAATGGGCTGAAGCCAGAGTTTGCTCGAGCACTGCCCGATTCCCCTTCCAGCCATGGAGGACCGGAGGGCAAGGGTGGAGGCTGTGGCCTCGAGCATG AACTCAGTTGCTCCAAGAACGAGAGGGAGCTCGAAGAATTACTTCTGGAAGCCAGTCAGGAGTCAGGGCAGGAGACACTGTGA